In Chryseobacterium sp., the genomic window AATAGGCATTTTTGAAAATAAAAAAATAGTGATGATACAAAGCAAAGCGATCAGTAAGAATCCAAATTTCCAAAATTGAGAATATGGGCTTGAAATCAGCCACCCAAAACCGGTATTGACCACAAAAATTCCGATCATAAAAGAAGCTTCTACGCTATTCATGTTTTTTGCGAGTGATTTTTCTTCTGAGATATTATTCCTGATAATACCAAAGACACAGATCTTGCCAACGGCAAAACAAGTTCCGATGATCGCAAACCAGAGCTTATAAAACCAAAAAACTTCAACAAACGGCAGAAGGCAGGAACATAATCCGACAATAGTTAATGCGATGATCAATGCTTTCTTTGTTCCCGTTTTATTGATGAAACTTACTGCAAAAAGAGAAATAAAAGCAATGGGCAAATCTTTGAATGACTCCAGAAATCCCAGTTCACTATAAGTGATTTTAGCCTCGGAAAGCTGGAGGATAATAAGCCCCATACAATTCAAGACCATTGAAAAAATGAGAAAAGTAAGCTTTAACGGAAGTGAAATATGGGACAGCTTGGGCGTCATTTTGGGGATTTATTTTATTGGATTTTTATTAAATTTTATGAAATATGTGTGCGAAGATAACGCTTCTATCCCTTAAAAATAAACGAAAAATTAAAATATTTATTAATGTAATGTTAATTAATTGAAAAAAAATATATTTTTATTGTCTCAATTTGAGAATTAAAATAATAACTGTATATGAATGTAAGAATACCAAGAAGCTTAGGAATGGTTGCCGTCCTCTATTTTACGGCCAATTTCAGTGCCCAGACCAAGGTGAAGGACACGCTTTCTAAAGAAAACAAAATAGATGAGGTTGTAGTCATCGGTTACGGTACTCAGAAAAAAAGTAATGTAACCGGAGCTATAGCAAGTATTAAAGCCAGTGATATAGAAAACATTCCGACCGGTAAGCCGGAGCAGGTATTGCAGGGAAGAGCTGCAGGTGTTTCTGTAGTTACAAATTCGGGACAGCCCGGTGCTCCGGCAACAGTACGTGTGCGGGGAATTACCAGTTTTGGGGCTGGAAGTAACAGTCCTCTATGGGTTGTCGATGGTATTGTAGTAGATAATATCGGATGGCTTAACCAATCTGATATAGAAAGTATTGAAGTACTGAAGGATGGGGCATCATCCGCCATTTATGGGGTTTCTGCCGCAAAAGGGGTGATCCTGGTGACCACAAAAAAAGGTAAGAAAGGTAAACTAACCCTTTCTTATAATGGGTTTTACGGTTTTTCAAATGCATCTAAAAAATTAGATCTCTTAAATGCTACCCAATATGCCAATATCATTAATGAAGGTTTTGTAAATGACGGAGGAACACCGATATTCCAATCCTGAATCCCTTGGAAAAGGAACAAATTGGCAGGATGCTATTTTTGGAACCGGTGAAAAATCCTCTCACGAAATAAGTATTACCGGCGGTAATGAGAAATCCACGTACTATACATCATTTGGATATTTCGATCAGACCGGTATTGTAATGACTGATATCTCTTATTACAAAAGGATCAATGCCAGATTCAACTCAACGCATAAAGTAACAGATTATTTAACTTTAGGACAAACCTTTGCTTATACCCATACCAAATCTCAGGGAGTCAGCGCAAATGAGGAATATGGTGGTCCTCTAGCTTCAGCAGTCAATCTAGATCCCACCACTCCGGTAGTTGTCACAGATTGGTCTCAGGTAGATCCCAGCGGTTATACCAACCCCTACATCATTCGTGATCCCTATGGCAATCCGTATGGAATTTCCCGTTACGTAAATCAGGAAATGACCAATCCGCAGGCCTTCCGTCAAATACAGCAAGGAAACTACAGCTGGTCAGATGATTTTGTAGGAAATGTTTTTGCTGAGCTTAAGTTTCTTAAAAACTTTACGTTCAAAACAAGCTTGAACGGTAAGAAATCTTATTGGGGAAGCCGCTCTTTTACACCGAAATATTATTTAAGTCCGAACTATAATAACACAAGTTTTAATAGCCTGAATAAGGTGGATGAAAATAAATTTGAATGGAGTATGGAAAATACTCTGACCTACCAAAATAAGTTTGGAGATCACAATTTAAGTGTATTGGTAGGACAGGGAATTTATCGATATAATATATCCGGCGGTGCTAGTTTGACTTATAGTAATTTGCCTATTGAACACTGGCAGGATGCTTCTTTTAACTTTAATATTCCCCAGGATGATATTACGGCAACCGGGTGGGACGGTATTCAAACCCGTAAGGCCTCTTATTTCGGGAGAGTAATTTATGATTATGCAGATAAGTATCTATTTACGGGGACAATCCGTAGAGACGGTTCTTCAAAATTTGCTACCAATCAGCATTGGGGAACTTTCCCGTCCCTGTCTTTAGGATGGAATGTTCATAAAGAAAACTTTTGGCCGGAAAATAAAGTGATCAATAATTTGAAATTAAGAGGAGGTTATGGAGTGTTAGGAAATGATGAAATGGATAATTTCAGATTTGCAAGTTTTATGGTTTCAGGAAGCAACTATACCAATTCCGGGAATAATATCATTATAGGATACGCACCAAGCACACTGGAAAATCCAAACCTGAAATGGGAACAAACCAGCCAGTTGAATATTGCGGCAGATTTAAAATTATTCAGAAACTTCACGCTTACTGCAGATTGGTACAAAAAGAAAACTTCCGATATTTTGAGACAAATCAACATTCCGGGCTATGTAGGTGTTCCTAACTTACCTTGGGCAAACGTAGGGGATATGGAAAACTCAGGGCTGGAGTTCGAGTTGGGCTATAAAAAGAATTGGGATGATTTCGGGATATCGGTAAACGGGAATTTTGCTACGATAAAAAACAAAGTTTTACGATTAGAGGATGATATTGACTACTTCAATCTTGCTTCTTTCCAGACTATGGGCGCTGTATCAAGGGTTGCAGTTGGACAGCCTTACGGTTCATTTTACGGGCAAACGTACAGTGGTGTTTTCCAGAATCAGGCACAAATCGATGCCTATGTAAATGCCAATGGGAACAAGTTGCTGCCTAATGCAAAACCGGGAGATTTTATCTGGCAGGACAATAACGGAGATGGTAAAATTGATGATGATGATAAAGTGAACTTAGGAAGTTCCATCCCGAAGTATACTTTTGGATTGACCGTTAATTTAAATTATAAAAACTTCGATTTTATGGTGTTTGCACAAGGGCAGGCCGGTAATAAGATCTTCCAGGGTTTAAGAAGGCTTGATATGCTTGATGCCAATTACCAGACAAGAGTCTTGGATCGATGGACCGGTGAAGGTTCTACCAATGAAAACCCTAGAATTACACGAAATGATCCTAACCATAATTATTCCTGGATGTCAAATTACTACCTTCAAAAAGGTGATTATGTACGTGTGAAAATTATCCAGTTGGGGTATACGCTTCCTCAGGATATTACGAGCCGTTTTGGAATGAGCAAAGTGAGATTGTATATAACCGGGGAAAACGTTTTTACCTTCACAAAATACACAGGTTATGATCCTGAAATTGCCGGAAGAAATAATTCTGAACAGGATATTATCGGTGTTGACAGAGCTTACTATCCACAAGCCAGAACATTTTTGATGGGAGCAAATATTCAATTTTAATACATAACAAAATGAAAAATAAGAATTTTTTATATAAAGGACTTGCTATTACTTTTTTAACGGGTTTAAGTTTTAGTAATATGGCTTGCAGTGATTCATATCTTGATGACGTACAGAATTCGGGATCTTTTAATACCGATTTGTATTTTAAGAATGAGCAGCAGTCTTTCAGCGCATTGGTTTCCGTATATGATATTTTGAGAAAATATTCAGGCGGATTCGAGAATACAGTGACTTTTTTTAATGCGGGATCTGACGATTTTTATTCCGGTGGAGGAAATTCTAATGATGGTGCAGGTATTCAGGGAATGAATAATTATATGATTAACCCCAATACCATGCCTGCAAGTTACTGGAAAGACTATTATCAGGGTATCGCACGTGCTAACCTTTTAATAGAAAGAGTTCCCGGAGCTTCGATGAGTGATGATCTTAAAAAGAGGTATATTGCTGAAGCCAGGGTTCTCCGGTCTTTATACTATTTCGAACTTGTAAGAATGTTTGGAAATATTCCGTTAATCCTCAAAAGTATAAAATTTGATGATGATTACTGGCATATTCCGCAGGCAAAGCCAAGTGAGGTTTATGCCCAGATAGAAAATGATGTCACTATTGCAATTCCGGATCTAATGATGACGTCAAGCGGTAATGACAGAGGCCGAATTACGCAAGGAACAGCCAGAGCAATATTGGGCAAAATTTATCTGTATGATAAAAAAATGACAGAAGCGGCAGCACAGTTTGCTGAAGTGAACGGTACACCCGGAGGAACCAGCCAATATGGATATAAACTTGTGGCCAATTATGCAGACTTATTTAAAGTAGGACCGGAAACGGCAGACCCCTATAAATTTTCTACAGAATCTATCCTGGAAGTAATGCATACCAACAAAGGGAATTCTGATTGGGGTTTTTGGGGCCAGGGAAAAGATGAAGGTAACTCTATCAATGTAATGGTGGGACCTCGTTCTTATTCTTTAAAAAATATTCCGAATAATACTGCACCTGATATCTATTCAGGCTGGGCATTTAATACAGTAACAGAGAATTTTGTCAGTTTTATGCAGGGAGATCCAAGACTGGATGTGACGGTTTTCAATGCAAAACAATTGGTGGCGGATGGTAAAATTTCTTACAGTCCGGCGTTTGCGGATACCGGCTATTTTCTCAATAAATACTTACCTACAAACGCTTTAAAAAGCTCACTTCCCGGACCGGCAGAACTTAATTTCAGACAAAATTATATCGCCATAAGATTGGCTGACACCTACCTGATGGAAGCTGAAGCTTTAGGAGGTGCCGGAGGAAGAGCTCAGGCGCTGTTGGATGCAGTAAGGGCAAGAGTAGGTTTAGCATCAGTTCCTGTTTCCATGCAGGCAATTAAGGATGAAAGAAGAAGAGAACTTGCAGGAGAAGGACACAGATGGTTTGATCTTGTCAGATGGGGAGATGCTCCTTCAAAACTTGCATCTAAAGGATTTAAAAGCGGCAAAAATGAAATTTTACCCATTCCATTCAATGAATTGCCGAATACCGCTTTAAAACAAAATCCTGGATACTAACACATGAAGTTTCACAACTTATATAGTTTCTTTAGAGGTGCCGCACTACTTAGTGGTGTGGCCCTTTTTCCTTTATCATGTACATCAGTTGCATTCAATAAAGGAAACGAAGTGCAGTACTGGCTTACCAAAGGTGATGAAAGCGTCAAATTACAACAGCAGACCTCCGTTAAATTTATAAACGGTTCCAACAGCTTTCAGAATATTGAAATTGACGATTCTCAAAAGTTTCAATATGTTGATGGCTTTGGATATACATTAACAGGAGGAAGTGTTGAGGTAATCAACCGGTTATCGCCTTCCAAAAGAAAAGCACTGCTTAACGAACTTTTTGGGAACAATAAAAACTCGATTTCCATCAGCTATTTAAGATTAAGCATAGGGGCTTCCGATCTTGACGGCGAAGTGTTTTCCTACGATGATCTGCCGGAAGGACAGACGGATCCCTCACTTTCAAAATTCAGTCTGGAAAAAGATAAAGACCTGATAGCAATGCTGAAAGAGATTCTGGCGATCAATCCTTCTATTAAAATCATTGCTGCTCCGTGGTCTTCTCCGGTTTGGATGAAAGACAACGGTAAATCAAAAGGAGGGAGCTTAAAACCTGAATTCTATGGAACGTATGCCCAATATTTTGTAAAATACATCCGGGGAATGAAAAAAGAGGGCATTACCATTGATGCAGTAACGCCTCAGAATGAGCCTTTGCATCCGGGAAATAACCCGAGTTTGTATATGCCGTCTGAACAACAGGGAGATTTTATTAAAAATCATTTGGGACCGGTTTTTAAAGCCAATGGAATCACGACCAAGATTGTTGTTTATGATCACAACTGCAACAAACCTGAATATGCTGTTGATATTTTAAAAGATCCTGAAGCAAATCAATATATAGACGGATCTGCTTTTCATTTGTACGAAGGAGACATCTCTGCATTAAGTGCCGTACACAATGCTTTTCCGGACAAAAATTTATACTTTACCGAGCAGTGGACCGGAGCAAAGGGAAATTTTAACGAAGACCTGAACTGGCACACTAAAAATGTGATTATTGGTTCCATGAGAAACTGGAGCAAAACCGCATTAGAATGGAACCTGGCAAACGATCCGAAATTTGCTCCGCATACAGATGGCGGCTGTACAGAATGCAAAGGTGCTATTACCGTTTCAGACAGTGAAAACTTTACCAGAAATGTTTCCTATTACATTATTGCACACGCTTCGAAATTTGTTCCTGCAGGTTCTCAGCGTATCGCTTCCACACAGACTGATAAACTTTCAACGGCTGCTTTTAAGACTCAATTTGGGAAAATAGTTTTAATTGTTCAGAACGATAATCAGGCAGATGAAAAATTTAATATTAAATTTGCCGGGAAAACCGCTGCTGTAGCAATTTCAGGACGTTCTACAGCAACTTATATTTTTTAATTTGTTACCATGAAAAGAGTATATTTCTTATTGGCATTTTCCGCATTGGGAATCAGTGCTTACGGACAAAAAACAATTGATCAGAAAGTAGCAGAGCTGCTGTCTAAAATGACCCTGGAAGAGAAAGTAGGACAGATGGTTCAGTACAGCGGGTTTGAATATGCCACAGGACCACAGCATTCCAATTCAGCTGCTGTTTTGGATGAAATTAAGAAAGGAAAAGTAGGTTCTATGCTGAATGTTGCAGGATCAGAAGAAACCAGGGCCTTTCAGAAACTGGCGATGCAGTCAAGACTGAAAATTCCTTTGCTGTTCGGGCAGGACGTTATCCATGGTTACCGGACTACCTTTCCTGTGAATTTAGGACAGGCAGCAAGCTGGGATCTGGGAATGATCGAAAAGTCTGAAAGAATTGCCGCAACAGAAGCAGCGGCTTATGGTATTCACTGGACTTTTGCTCCGATGGTGGATATTGCCAGAGATCCGAGATGGGGAAGAGTAATGGAAGGTTCAGGAGAAGATACCTTTCTGGGAACCAAAATAGGATTGGCAAGAATTAAAGGATTTCAGGGCAGAGGTTTGGGAAGTCTTGATGCAGTAATGGCATGTGCCAAACACTTCGCTGCCTATGGAGCTGCTGTAGGGGGAAGAGACTACAATTCCGTAGATATGAGTCTAAGGCAGCTGAACGAAACTTACCTTCCTCCGTTCAAAGCTGCTGCAGAAGCTGGAGTAGCTACTTTTATGAACTCTTTCAATGACATCAACGGAATTCCGGCGACTGCCAACAAATATATTCAGAGAGATCTGTTAAAAGGAAAATGGAATTATAAAG contains:
- a CDS encoding TonB-dependent receptor plug domain-containing protein, with amino-acid sequence MNVRIPRSLGMVAVLYFTANFSAQTKVKDTLSKENKIDEVVVIGYGTQKKSNVTGAIASIKASDIENIPTGKPEQVLQGRAAGVSVVTNSGQPGAPATVRVRGITSFGAGSNSPLWVVDGIVVDNIGWLNQSDIESIEVLKDGASSAIYGVSAAKGVILVTTKKGKKGKLTLSYNGFYGFSNASKKLDLLNATQYANIINEGFVNDGGTPIFQS
- a CDS encoding SusC/RagA family TonB-linked outer membrane protein, which gives rise to MTEEHRYSNPESLGKGTNWQDAIFGTGEKSSHEISITGGNEKSTYYTSFGYFDQTGIVMTDISYYKRINARFNSTHKVTDYLTLGQTFAYTHTKSQGVSANEEYGGPLASAVNLDPTTPVVVTDWSQVDPSGYTNPYIIRDPYGNPYGISRYVNQEMTNPQAFRQIQQGNYSWSDDFVGNVFAELKFLKNFTFKTSLNGKKSYWGSRSFTPKYYLSPNYNNTSFNSLNKVDENKFEWSMENTLTYQNKFGDHNLSVLVGQGIYRYNISGGASLTYSNLPIEHWQDASFNFNIPQDDITATGWDGIQTRKASYFGRVIYDYADKYLFTGTIRRDGSSKFATNQHWGTFPSLSLGWNVHKENFWPENKVINNLKLRGGYGVLGNDEMDNFRFASFMVSGSNYTNSGNNIIIGYAPSTLENPNLKWEQTSQLNIAADLKLFRNFTLTADWYKKKTSDILRQINIPGYVGVPNLPWANVGDMENSGLEFELGYKKNWDDFGISVNGNFATIKNKVLRLEDDIDYFNLASFQTMGAVSRVAVGQPYGSFYGQTYSGVFQNQAQIDAYVNANGNKLLPNAKPGDFIWQDNNGDGKIDDDDKVNLGSSIPKYTFGLTVNLNYKNFDFMVFAQGQAGNKIFQGLRRLDMLDANYQTRVLDRWTGEGSTNENPRITRNDPNHNYSWMSNYYLQKGDYVRVKIIQLGYTLPQDITSRFGMSKVRLYITGENVFTFTKYTGYDPEIAGRNNSEQDIIGVDRAYYPQARTFLMGANIQF
- a CDS encoding RagB/SusD family nutrient uptake outer membrane protein, which gives rise to MKNKNFLYKGLAITFLTGLSFSNMACSDSYLDDVQNSGSFNTDLYFKNEQQSFSALVSVYDILRKYSGGFENTVTFFNAGSDDFYSGGGNSNDGAGIQGMNNYMINPNTMPASYWKDYYQGIARANLLIERVPGASMSDDLKKRYIAEARVLRSLYYFELVRMFGNIPLILKSIKFDDDYWHIPQAKPSEVYAQIENDVTIAIPDLMMTSSGNDRGRITQGTARAILGKIYLYDKKMTEAAAQFAEVNGTPGGTSQYGYKLVANYADLFKVGPETADPYKFSTESILEVMHTNKGNSDWGFWGQGKDEGNSINVMVGPRSYSLKNIPNNTAPDIYSGWAFNTVTENFVSFMQGDPRLDVTVFNAKQLVADGKISYSPAFADTGYFLNKYLPTNALKSSLPGPAELNFRQNYIAIRLADTYLMEAEALGGAGGRAQALLDAVRARVGLASVPVSMQAIKDERRRELAGEGHRWFDLVRWGDAPSKLASKGFKSGKNEILPIPFNELPNTALKQNPGY
- a CDS encoding glycoside hydrolase family 30 beta sandwich domain-containing protein: MKFHNLYSFFRGAALLSGVALFPLSCTSVAFNKGNEVQYWLTKGDESVKLQQQTSVKFINGSNSFQNIEIDDSQKFQYVDGFGYTLTGGSVEVINRLSPSKRKALLNELFGNNKNSISISYLRLSIGASDLDGEVFSYDDLPEGQTDPSLSKFSLEKDKDLIAMLKEILAINPSIKIIAAPWSSPVWMKDNGKSKGGSLKPEFYGTYAQYFVKYIRGMKKEGITIDAVTPQNEPLHPGNNPSLYMPSEQQGDFIKNHLGPVFKANGITTKIVVYDHNCNKPEYAVDILKDPEANQYIDGSAFHLYEGDISALSAVHNAFPDKNLYFTEQWTGAKGNFNEDLNWHTKNVIIGSMRNWSKTALEWNLANDPKFAPHTDGGCTECKGAITVSDSENFTRNVSYYIIAHASKFVPAGSQRIASTQTDKLSTAAFKTQFGKIVLIVQNDNQADEKFNIKFAGKTAAVAISGRSTATYIF